In one Lachnospiraceae bacterium GAM79 genomic region, the following are encoded:
- a CDS encoding 6-carboxytetrahydropterin synthase, with the protein MRYQQYKFKFYMDARHAIYIGGKLGEVHPHTWEIVLHVVKGKENFEPFHVLEKAVEKFLEPFQNNYLNDIKPFDILNPTIENVCLYFKEKLQEILNAMGWIFLMIEMSETPGRTYVISMLDEQEMEQNQTVQTLTDLILDEIKHIGE; encoded by the coding sequence ATGAGATATCAACAGTATAAATTCAAATTCTATATGGATGCCAGACATGCTATCTATATCGGTGGAAAATTAGGCGAAGTACATCCGCATACCTGGGAGATCGTTCTGCATGTGGTAAAGGGAAAGGAGAACTTTGAACCATTTCATGTACTTGAAAAGGCAGTTGAGAAATTTCTGGAACCTTTTCAGAATAATTATCTGAATGATATAAAGCCGTTTGATATATTAAATCCAACGATCGAAAACGTATGCCTTTATTTTAAAGAAAAATTGCAGGAGATATTAAATGCAATGGGATGGATTTTCCTGATGATCGAGATGAGTGAGACACCGGGAAGAACATATGTGATCAGTATGCTGGATGAGCAGGAGATGGAGCAGAATCAGACGGTGCAGACGCTTACAGACCTGATTTTAGATGAGATAAAACATATTGGAGAGTAA